In Mesoplodon densirostris isolate mMesDen1 chromosome 5, mMesDen1 primary haplotype, whole genome shotgun sequence, a single window of DNA contains:
- the LRRC58 gene encoding leucine-rich repeat-containing protein 58 — translation MEEAGAVVATAGEAELNLSRLSVSPETLESELEARGEERRGAREALLRLLLPHNRLVSLPRALGSGFPHLQLLDVSGNALTALGPELLALRGLRTLLAKNNRLGGPGALPKGLAQSPLCRSLQVLNLSGNCFQEVPASLLDLRALQTLSLGGNQLQNIPAEIENLRSLECLYLGGNFIKEIPPELGNLPSLNYLVLCDNKIQSVPPQLSQLHSLRSLSLHNNLLTYLPREILNLIHLEELSLRGNPLVVRFVRDLTYDPPTLLELAARTIKIRNISYTPYDLPGNLLRYLSLASNCPNPKCGGVYFDCCVRQIKFVDFCGKYRLPLMHYLCSPECSSPCSSASHSSTSQSESDSEDEASVAAHRMQKVLLG, via the exons ATGGAGGAGGCCGGAGCGGTGGTGGCCACGGCCGGGGAGGCCGAACTGAACTTGTCCCGCCTCAGCGTGTCCCCCGAGACCCTGGAGTCGGAGCTGGAGGCGCGGGGCGAGGAGCGGCGCGGCGCGCGGGAGGCGCTGCtgcggctgctgctgcctcacAACCGTCTGGTGTCGCTGCCGCGGGCGCTGGGCAGCGGCTTTCCGCACCTCCAGCTGTTGGACGTGAGCGGCAACGCGTTGACCGCGTTGGGGCCGGAGCTACTGGCGCTGCGCGGCCTGCGCACGCTGCTGGCCAAGAACAACCGGCTCGGCGGGCCCGGCGCGCTGCCCAAGGGCCTGGCCCAGTCGCCGCTCTGCCGCAGCCTCCAGGTGCTCAACCTTAGCGGGAACTGCTTCCAAGAGGTTCCAGCCTCGCTGCTGGACCTGCGCGCACTGCAGACCCTCAGCCTCGGCGGCAACCAGCTTCAAAACATCCCAGCCGAGATCGAGAACTTGAGGAG tttaGAGTGTTTATATCTTGGAGGAAACTTCATCAAAGAAATCCCGCCAGAATTAGGAAATTTGCCTTCTCTAAATTACTTGGTATTATGTGACAACAAAATCCAAAGTGTGCCTCCTCAGCTTTCACA GTTGCATTCACTTCGTTCCCTCAGTCTTCACAATAACTTGCTAACATACCTGCCTCGAGAGATCCTCAACCTTATTCATTTGGAAGAATTGAGTTTGCGAGGAAATCCATTGGTTGTTCGTTTTGTTAGAGATTTAACCTATGATCCTCCAACTCTCCTGGAGTTAGCTGCACGGACCATTAAAATTCGAAATATTTCCTATACTCCCTATGATCTTCCTGGGAATCTTCTTAGATACTTGAGTTTAGCCAGCAATTGCCCAAACCCAAAGTGTGGAG GAGTCTACTTTGATTGCTGCGTCAGACAAATTAAATTTGTGGACTTCTGTGGGAAATACCGTCTCCCCCTGATGCACTACCTGTGTTCACCAGAATGCTCTTCCCCCTGCAGCTCTGCCTCTCACAGCTCCACGTCCCAGAGTGAATCTGACTCAGAAGATGAAGCCAGTGTGGCTGCACACAGAATGCAGAAAGTTCTTCTTGGTTGA